One Deltaproteobacteria bacterium DNA segment encodes these proteins:
- a CDS encoding iron ABC transporter permease — MGSPPGAHSRPALSRLRQFRQPGALSVLAVLVVLVIVPLFFMVLASFRPEGLLPLEPGPFTVSSYIEAFTGADFRPIVRDTLLYSGLGVLFALPIAFGFAFLTERTDMPLRNSMYVLMFVPMSTPVFATALGWVLLLGPRGGTVNVYLRMLFGIETGEGPFNIFSMTGLVFVHVLGIIPTMWLFLTAVLRQMDPALEEAALASGASRWQVLRTVTAPLMRPGVAAVGIYFFITGLESLELPLALGPTAGIELLSTKIFFSLLPSADLGVNYGIPAAFGMLGLAMGVLGSLIYIRLVRQTSQFAVITGKGYRPRLISLGRWKYVALGAILLFILVKVVLPFAILLYASFLRFYVPPVLEFAADMRWTLLHYTRLLDYRFFGSYFVNTLIVAVEAATLTMLLVSFIGWLVVRRPSKLTDLINVVAFMPLAIPGVISTLALFLMFVGTPLYGTLILLTLAFVARYLAFGTRLMHSAMLQLHHELEEASQASGANNLQTFIRITLRLLIPAFLSGWLWVLVHAAKDFSVALLLASAGSVLVANIVYEAFIGGHFNESAAMLVVLITFNLIFVVAGRKVIGQSIAQ, encoded by the coding sequence ATGGGAAGCCCCCCAGGCGCGCATTCGCGGCCGGCCCTGTCCCGGCTGCGGCAGTTCCGGCAGCCCGGCGCACTGTCCGTGCTCGCGGTGCTGGTGGTGCTGGTCATCGTGCCGCTGTTCTTCATGGTGCTCGCGAGCTTCCGTCCCGAGGGGCTGCTGCCCCTGGAGCCCGGCCCCTTCACCGTCTCTTCCTACATCGAGGCTTTCACCGGCGCCGACTTCCGGCCTATCGTCCGCGACACGCTGCTGTACTCCGGGCTGGGCGTGCTGTTCGCGCTCCCCATCGCGTTCGGGTTCGCCTTCCTCACCGAGCGCACGGACATGCCGCTGCGCAACTCCATGTACGTGCTCATGTTCGTTCCCATGAGCACGCCGGTGTTCGCCACCGCGCTGGGCTGGGTGCTGCTGCTGGGACCCCGAGGAGGCACCGTCAACGTCTATCTGAGAATGCTGTTCGGCATCGAAACGGGCGAGGGGCCGTTCAACATCTTCAGCATGACCGGGCTCGTCTTCGTCCACGTGCTCGGCATCATACCGACCATGTGGCTATTCCTCACCGCGGTGCTGCGGCAGATGGACCCGGCCCTGGAGGAGGCCGCGCTGGCATCCGGCGCCTCCCGGTGGCAGGTGCTCCGCACCGTGACCGCGCCGCTCATGCGCCCGGGAGTGGCCGCGGTGGGCATCTATTTCTTCATCACCGGCCTCGAGTCCCTGGAACTGCCGCTGGCCCTGGGCCCCACCGCGGGGATCGAGCTCTTGTCCACCAAGATCTTCTTCAGCCTGCTGCCTTCGGCGGACCTGGGCGTGAACTACGGCATTCCGGCCGCGTTCGGCATGCTCGGACTGGCCATGGGGGTGTTGGGGAGCCTCATCTACATTCGCCTGGTGCGCCAGACTTCCCAGTTCGCCGTGATCACGGGCAAGGGCTACCGCCCCCGGCTTATCTCCCTGGGGCGCTGGAAGTACGTGGCCCTGGGCGCCATCCTGCTCTTCATCCTCGTGAAGGTCGTGCTGCCGTTCGCGATACTCCTGTACGCGAGCTTCCTGCGCTTCTACGTGCCGCCGGTGCTGGAGTTCGCGGCCGACATGCGCTGGACGCTGCTCCACTACACACGGCTTCTGGACTACCGCTTCTTCGGCAGCTACTTCGTCAACACCCTGATCGTGGCGGTGGAGGCCGCGACCCTGACCATGCTGCTGGTCAGCTTCATCGGCTGGCTGGTGGTGCGGCGTCCCTCCAAACTCACGGACCTCATCAACGTCGTGGCGTTCATGCCCCTGGCCATCCCGGGCGTCATCTCGACCCTGGCGCTATTCCTCATGTTCGTGGGCACGCCGCTCTACGGCACGCTGATCCTCCTGACCCTGGCGTTCGTGGCCCGCTACCTCGCCTTCGGCACCCGGCTCATGCACTCCGCCATGCTGCAGCTCCACCACGAGTTGGAGGAGGCGTCGCAGGCCAGTGGCGCCAACAACCTGCAGACCTTCATCCGGATCACGTTGCGGCTCCTGATCCCCGCGTTCCTCAGCGGGTGGCTCTGGGTGCTGGTGCACGCCGCCAAGGACTTCTCCGTGGCGCTGCTGCTGGCCTCGGCCGGCAGCGTGCTCGTGGCCAACATCGTCTACGAGGCCTTCATCGGCGGCCACTTCAACGAGTCCGCGGCCATGCTGGTGGTGCTGATCACCTTCAACCTGATCTTCGTGGTCGCCGGCAGGAAGGTCATCGGGCAGTCCATTGCCCAGTAA
- a CDS encoding LLM class flavin-dependent oxidoreductase, giving the protein MIGTPLSILDLSPIVEGGDARQALLNTIDLARHADAWGYTRYWLAEHHNMAGIASAATAVVVGQVAQATATMRVGAGGVMLANHAPLVIAEQFGTLAALFSGRIDLGVGRAPGTDRYTERALRRTLEGNIDDFPQDVLELQHYFKEPAANQFVRAVPGAGLNVPIWILGSSLYGAQLAAALGLPYAFASHFAPAALMQAIAVYRQRFEPSAQLDKPYVMVGMTVVAADTDEEARFLRTSILQSFVNRRRGGMPGKLPPPAAGFEDQVAPHERAMIKEALSCSAVGAPDTVEREIAAFVERTGADEVMITANIHDHAKRLRSFELVAGMMGATTELQRRAAR; this is encoded by the coding sequence ATGATAGGCACACCGCTCTCCATCCTTGACCTGTCGCCCATCGTCGAGGGCGGCGACGCGCGCCAAGCGTTGCTCAATACCATCGACCTGGCGCGCCATGCCGACGCATGGGGCTACACGCGCTACTGGCTGGCCGAGCATCACAACATGGCGGGTATCGCCAGTGCCGCGACGGCCGTGGTAGTCGGCCAGGTCGCCCAGGCGACGGCAACCATGCGGGTCGGCGCGGGCGGCGTCATGCTGGCCAACCATGCCCCGCTCGTCATCGCCGAGCAGTTCGGCACCCTCGCGGCCCTTTTCTCGGGCCGGATCGATCTGGGCGTGGGTCGCGCACCCGGCACCGACCGTTACACCGAGCGTGCCTTGCGCCGCACCCTGGAAGGCAACATTGATGACTTCCCGCAAGACGTGCTGGAGCTGCAACACTATTTCAAGGAACCGGCAGCGAACCAGTTCGTGCGCGCCGTGCCCGGTGCCGGCCTGAACGTACCGATCTGGATCCTGGGCTCCAGTCTCTACGGCGCCCAGCTCGCCGCCGCCCTCGGGCTTCCCTATGCCTTTGCCTCGCACTTCGCGCCCGCGGCCCTGATGCAGGCCATCGCCGTCTACCGCCAACGTTTCGAGCCGTCGGCGCAACTCGACAAGCCCTATGTCATGGTAGGCATGACCGTCGTCGCCGCCGATACCGACGAGGAAGCCCGTTTCCTCAGAACCTCGATCCTGCAGTCCTTCGTCAACCGGCGCCGCGGCGGCATGCCGGGCAAGCTGCCGCCGCCGGCCGCCGGTTTTGAAGATCAAGTGGCTCCGCACGAGCGTGCGATGATCAAGGAGGCTCTGTCCTGCTCCGCCGTCGGTGCGCCCGATACGGTCGAACGCGAGATCGCCGCCTTCGTCGAGCGAACCGGTGCCGACGAGGTCATGATCACCGCGAACATCCATGATCACGCCAAGCGGCTGCGGTCCTTCGAACTGGTGGCCGGGATGATGGGCGCCACCACGGAGCTTCAGCGACGCGCCGCGCGCTAG
- a CDS encoding cupin domain-containing protein: MAKVASDNQKRRDELHAKFADLGLVGYWQRQREQHDVEPRLWRWDDVHPALLQAADVISLGAEAFRRNVGLITESRTIVMGYQIVMPGEAAPAHRHTNTALRFVVQGGGAYTTSNGEPMTMEPGDLLIQPNWVWHDHVNDSKEPIIWIDALDVGVVNFLGASRFREEWSEGVQQPLTRKEGASRRLFGPIREPEVRYEGAAGVPYHYKWDETLEALQAVADGGGGDPHDGVLLEYKNPVTGGHTFLTMTCHIQMLLPGQATRPHRHTGTTHYHAVQGQGVTIVDRDEPIELEWEINDAFTLPPWRWHHFRNASETEPAILFSVTDRPMLEMTGLDREERG, translated from the coding sequence ATGGCCAAGGTCGCATCCGACAACCAGAAGAGGCGTGACGAGTTGCACGCGAAGTTCGCCGACCTCGGACTGGTGGGCTACTGGCAGCGCCAGCGCGAACAGCACGACGTCGAGCCCAGGCTGTGGCGCTGGGACGACGTCCACCCCGCGCTGCTGCAGGCCGCCGACGTGATCAGCCTCGGCGCGGAGGCTTTCCGGCGCAACGTCGGCCTGATAACCGAGAGCCGCACCATCGTCATGGGCTACCAGATCGTCATGCCCGGCGAGGCCGCCCCGGCCCACCGGCACACCAACACGGCGCTCCGGTTCGTGGTCCAGGGCGGCGGCGCCTACACCACCTCCAACGGCGAGCCCATGACCATGGAGCCGGGCGACCTGCTGATCCAGCCCAACTGGGTGTGGCACGACCACGTGAACGATTCCAAGGAGCCCATCATCTGGATCGACGCCCTCGACGTCGGCGTGGTCAACTTCCTGGGCGCCTCCCGGTTCCGGGAAGAGTGGTCGGAAGGCGTCCAGCAACCCTTGACGCGCAAGGAAGGCGCGTCACGCCGCCTCTTCGGCCCCATCCGGGAGCCCGAGGTGCGCTACGAGGGCGCCGCCGGCGTGCCCTACCACTACAAGTGGGACGAAACCCTGGAGGCCTTGCAAGCGGTGGCGGACGGGGGCGGCGGCGACCCCCACGACGGCGTCCTGCTGGAATACAAGAACCCCGTCACCGGCGGGCACACGTTCCTGACCATGACCTGCCACATCCAGATGCTGCTGCCGGGCCAGGCGACACGGCCGCACCGCCACACGGGCACCACCCACTACCACGCCGTCCAGGGCCAGGGCGTCACCATCGTCGACCGCGACGAGCCCATCGAGTTGGAATGGGAGATCAACGACGCCTTCACCCTGCCGCCGTGGCGCTGGCACCACTTCCGGAATGCGTCGGAGACCGAGCCGGCCATCCTGTTCTCCGTCACGGACCGCCCGATGCTGGAGATGACGGGGCTGGATCGGGAAGAGCGCGGATAG